The stretch of DNA TGGCCATGATTCTATCGGTTAATTTAGGCCATATCTATGCCCGGGAAAATTTACCCTTTGATCCAGCACGCCTTGCCGCACAGGTGATCTCTGGAATTGGTTTTCTGGGTGCTGGTGCAATCCTGCGTTACGGCAATAACGTCAAAGGCTTAACGACTGCGACTTCCCTGTGGACCATGGCAATTGTTGGTCTGGCAGTGGGCGCAGGCTATTACCTGGTTTCCGTGGTCGCTACTGCGCTCATGCTGGGCGTTCTATCACTTTTGCATGTTATTGAGAACCGCTATGTTCGCACGTCTGTTGCACGGTTTATTCAAATTGAAGCTGAGTACCGAAAGGGACTGGTCAAGACGGTCAGGAAAATCATCTTTGACCACGCAGAAAAGATGTTAAGTTTTAATGCTCAAAAAAATATTAAAAATTTCCGTCTGCACATTCAGGCTTTGGCTCGCTTCGCAAACGATGAACCTTTAGAAGAATTGATCGATTCCCTTTACGAAATTGACGGGGTTGATAGTATTAAAATCGAGTAAATCCGGCCTTTAACTTCAGCACATTCTTTAGCCCCGATATAATTCGAAAGCTCCCGATCGTTGGCGTTTTGAAAAGTTGAGATCAGCTAAGGCAAATTGCTCAAGGGGTGCCGTCAAGCCTGGCAATCAGATCCAGAAGCTGCCCCATATGTTCCAATACATAATACCCATCATGCGTGGTGTCAAAGCTCGGTATATTTTCGTGTTCCCAGGTGGATTCCGCTGGGATATGAATGGCTCGACATCCTAATGTCAGAACCGGGTGAATGTCAGAGCGGATGGTGTTGCCAATCATCAGAAAGTTTTTCGGATTGATGTGGTGCTTTTCGAAGATGCTGGCATAAGTCTCCACTGATTTTTCGTTCACAACTTCAATCGATGAAAAATAATCCCCGATACCGGAGCGCTTCACCTTGGTTATCTGGTCTAAAAGATCGCCCTTGGTGATAATCATCAGCGGATACGAAGCGACCAGCCTTTGCAGCGTCTGCTGGA from Brevefilum fermentans encodes:
- a CDS encoding HAD family hydrolase → MNIEMIGFDADDTLWYTEVHYLKAQEDLKQILSPWGKADQVSEVIDQMILSNLSDYGYGIKAFILSLIEAAIHVSQGELPAHQVLQILSIGKRMLAEEIVLKPHVQQTLQRLVASYPLMIITKGDLLDQITKVKRSGIGDYFSSIEVVNEKSVETYASIFEKHHINPKNFLMIGNTIRSDIHPVLTLGCRAIHIPAESTWEHENIPSFDTTHDGYYVLEHMGQLLDLIARLDGTP
- a CDS encoding MgtC/SapB family protein; protein product: MMVSEKQIILRILVGAILGGVIGFERERHDQPAGLRTHMILVIGATLAMILSVNLGHIYARENLPFDPARLAAQVISGIGFLGAGAILRYGNNVKGLTTATSLWTMAIVGLAVGAGYYLVSVVATALMLGVLSLLHVIENRYVRTSVARFIQIEAEYRKGLVKTVRKIIFDHAEKMLSFNAQKNIKNFRLHIQALARFANDEPLEELIDSLYEIDGVDSIKIE